A genomic segment from Idiomarina piscisalsi encodes:
- the glpQ gene encoding glycerophosphodiester phosphodiesterase, giving the protein MTKIIALAAALFSVVILPLKAEEISQEGSLSNLKVPQFLDIAHRGASGYVPEHSQASTVMAHAMGADYIEQDIQLTRDSVPVVLHDEVLDYITDVSQVFPEKHRPDGHYYVVDFSLGELKELSITPRHKDYELVYPNRFSNNDVRFPVQTLDEQLKLIHELNRTRGKSTGVYVEIKSPRWYQQQGYDATAAVMSVLAQNGYHDTMATPIFLQSFDPEVLRRLKREYNWEQPLIQLIGDNEWGMSDVDYSSMRTSAGLEAVKSYAEGVGLWLNHVLEGVNEGQPTWSPVLDTADNKGLDVHVYTLRADDLPEGVESHSQLRQWLKTAGAEGVFTDFPDQK; this is encoded by the coding sequence ATGACTAAAATTATCGCTCTAGCGGCAGCACTGTTCAGTGTCGTGATACTGCCGTTAAAGGCAGAGGAAATATCGCAAGAAGGTTCATTATCGAACCTTAAAGTTCCGCAGTTTCTAGACATAGCGCACCGGGGGGCGTCAGGATATGTGCCTGAGCATTCGCAAGCCAGTACAGTGATGGCTCATGCAATGGGGGCAGATTACATCGAACAAGACATACAATTGACCCGAGACAGTGTTCCCGTGGTTTTGCATGATGAAGTGCTGGATTATATTACTGATGTCTCTCAAGTTTTTCCGGAGAAACACCGACCGGACGGACATTATTATGTGGTGGATTTTTCGCTTGGAGAATTAAAGGAGCTGTCAATAACGCCTCGTCATAAAGACTATGAACTGGTTTACCCGAACCGCTTCTCTAATAACGATGTTCGCTTTCCGGTTCAAACGTTAGACGAGCAACTGAAGCTCATTCATGAACTGAACCGCACACGCGGCAAGAGTACCGGCGTCTATGTTGAAATAAAATCGCCACGCTGGTATCAGCAGCAGGGGTACGACGCAACAGCCGCCGTTATGTCAGTATTGGCACAAAACGGTTATCACGACACCATGGCGACGCCCATCTTTTTGCAGTCGTTTGACCCGGAAGTGTTGCGCCGTTTGAAACGAGAATATAACTGGGAGCAACCACTTATACAGCTTATTGGCGATAACGAATGGGGCATGAGCGATGTCGATTACAGCTCGATGCGCACCAGTGCCGGTCTGGAAGCGGTGAAATCTTATGCTGAAGGGGTGGGTCTTTGGTTGAATCATGTGTTGGAAGGCGTTAACGAGGGACAGCCAACATGGTCGCCGGTGTTAGATACTGCCGATAATAAAGGTCTGGATGTGCATGTGTATACGTTGCGCGCGGACGACTTACCTGAGGGTGTCGAGTCTCACTCACAATTACGTCAATGGCTAAAAACGGCGGGTGCAGAAGGTGTTTTTACGGACTTTCCGGATCAAAAGTAA
- a CDS encoding DUF2062 domain-containing protein: MLTILAKLLKALNSETSPWALALAVVLGMFIGLTPLWRIHNLIIILAALIFRVNLSLFLVSFGVFSGIAYLLDPVFHDMGLSILNASSWQGIYEAAYASAVGRLSMFNHTITMGSVVFSLLAAPFVAAISYFIVANYRKRIQKAFMKLRVVQIIKGSRFWQIYSSLRGNYETRYYSLARTGRIYRVCAAVGGYFVVIPGRHY, from the coding sequence ATGCTGACAATTTTGGCGAAACTGCTAAAGGCGTTGAACTCGGAAACGAGCCCATGGGCGCTGGCGTTAGCAGTGGTTTTAGGAATGTTCATTGGTCTGACGCCGCTGTGGCGGATCCATAACCTCATTATTATTCTTGCCGCCCTTATTTTCCGGGTGAACTTAAGTTTGTTTCTGGTTTCTTTCGGTGTGTTTTCTGGTATTGCCTACCTGTTGGATCCGGTTTTCCACGATATGGGATTGAGTATTCTTAACGCATCGAGCTGGCAAGGCATTTACGAAGCTGCATACGCTAGTGCGGTAGGACGTTTGTCGATGTTTAACCACACCATAACGATGGGAAGTGTGGTCTTTAGTTTGCTGGCCGCTCCTTTCGTTGCTGCGATTAGCTACTTTATTGTCGCCAACTACCGTAAGCGCATTCAAAAAGCTTTTATGAAACTGCGAGTTGTGCAAATTATTAAAGGCAGTCGGTTCTGGCAAATTTACTCGAGTCTTAGGGGTAATTATGAAACGAGGTATTATTCGTTGGCCCGGACTGGCCGTATTTACCGGGTTTGTGCTGCTGTTGGTGGCTATTTCGTGGTTATTCCTGGACGCCATTATTAA
- a CDS encoding P-II family nitrogen regulator has product MKMIIALIKPYKLDDVKESLFEIGCRGLTVSEVRGVGRQKGHTELYRGAEYTVDFLPKIRIEIAVSEAQLDRALEVIQAAAQTGTIGDGKIFVTPLEQCIRIRTGETDEHAL; this is encoded by the coding sequence ATGAAAATGATCATTGCACTCATTAAGCCTTATAAACTAGACGACGTTAAAGAGTCCCTATTCGAAATAGGATGCCGAGGGCTGACCGTGTCTGAAGTCAGAGGCGTCGGTCGCCAAAAGGGGCATACCGAACTTTACCGCGGTGCCGAATACACCGTTGATTTCCTGCCTAAAATTCGTATCGAAATTGCGGTCAGCGAAGCCCAGCTCGATCGTGCATTAGAAGTGATTCAAGCCGCCGCCCAAACCGGAACTATTGGTGACGGGAAAATTTTTGTCACACCGCTGGAGCAATGTATACGCATCCGAACGGGTGAAACTGACGAACACGCTTTATAA
- a CDS encoding TIGR03545 family protein, translating to MKRGIIRWPGLAVFTGFVLLLVAISWLFLDAIIKVTLEHTLGRLNGAEVNIERVEHSWSPLALRIKGVQVTNPQQPTHNRVQVGEASADISPTELILGRTLIEQLTMTGIRVNQERDSEGEVYVLPSEEDMKQWAEQSWENLKMSLPSTDEIVAQVDLRTDKVIEESKQTYEQQKQQVLAAKEALPSEDKIKEYEQQLKEITDSDTAGLGDIAARKKAFDELKESIRKDKEAVTNFRERVSEAKDVLQTQVAELKNAPGNDIDRIKSFFSMDGQGLQNVTGLLLGEQAKQWSQYLLLAYEQLGPMLARSDNSGTVEPVRGEGQRISFAEQDAPPEFLIKKARTEFMVAGTVIDVDWQNITHQHNLLGQPTTYQARADNSELWKAFNLNGELSLTDLGIDAKQQWQLKGAQLQNLGLSQSAELSAQIVSSLLDSDGTILVRENKLDGNAMVRMLNLDMDASGSSKLTNAIASALEQLQRLDIATNIAGDIQSPSLSFDSDLDDQLGSLLADTAMAEADGKLADIKADLTAKVSEQLGSQEELLQNLTQWNSESGEKGQKLEELLKSKLEDSLKDKLKGRLFGDS from the coding sequence ATGAAACGAGGTATTATTCGTTGGCCCGGACTGGCCGTATTTACCGGGTTTGTGCTGCTGTTGGTGGCTATTTCGTGGTTATTCCTGGACGCCATTATTAAGGTCACTTTAGAGCATACACTGGGTCGTTTGAATGGCGCTGAAGTGAATATTGAACGGGTCGAGCACAGTTGGTCACCGTTGGCGCTACGCATAAAAGGTGTGCAAGTGACTAACCCGCAGCAACCGACACATAACCGAGTACAGGTAGGGGAAGCGTCTGCCGATATCAGTCCAACCGAGTTGATTCTGGGACGCACCTTAATTGAACAACTCACAATGACTGGCATTCGCGTTAATCAGGAACGCGACAGTGAGGGGGAGGTTTACGTTCTGCCGTCAGAAGAAGACATGAAGCAATGGGCTGAGCAGTCCTGGGAAAACTTAAAAATGTCATTGCCGTCAACTGACGAAATTGTTGCTCAGGTTGACTTGCGGACTGACAAAGTCATTGAAGAGTCTAAACAAACGTATGAACAACAGAAGCAGCAAGTGTTGGCTGCAAAAGAGGCTTTGCCGAGCGAAGATAAAATAAAAGAGTATGAGCAACAGCTGAAAGAAATAACGGACAGTGACACCGCTGGACTTGGTGATATTGCGGCACGTAAAAAGGCGTTCGATGAACTGAAAGAGTCGATTCGTAAAGACAAAGAGGCGGTTACAAACTTCCGTGAAAGAGTGTCAGAAGCGAAAGACGTTCTGCAAACACAAGTGGCAGAACTGAAAAATGCCCCCGGCAATGACATCGATAGGATCAAGTCGTTTTTTAGTATGGATGGTCAGGGCTTACAGAACGTAACTGGCTTGCTGCTGGGTGAGCAAGCAAAGCAGTGGAGCCAATACCTGTTGCTGGCCTACGAGCAGTTGGGACCCATGCTGGCACGCTCAGACAATTCCGGAACGGTTGAACCGGTGCGTGGTGAGGGACAGCGTATTTCTTTTGCTGAACAAGATGCGCCTCCAGAATTCTTAATTAAAAAGGCGCGTACCGAGTTTATGGTGGCTGGCACCGTTATTGATGTCGATTGGCAAAATATTACCCACCAGCACAACTTACTTGGACAACCCACGACGTACCAGGCGCGCGCTGATAACAGTGAATTATGGAAAGCGTTTAACTTAAATGGTGAGCTGTCGCTAACAGACTTGGGGATTGATGCCAAACAGCAATGGCAGCTAAAAGGCGCACAACTGCAAAATCTCGGGTTAAGCCAGAGTGCCGAGCTAAGTGCTCAGATTGTCTCGTCATTGCTCGACAGTGACGGCACTATTTTAGTTCGAGAAAACAAGCTTGATGGTAATGCGATGGTCAGAATGCTGAACCTCGACATGGATGCCAGCGGCTCCAGCAAACTGACAAATGCGATTGCCAGCGCACTGGAACAATTACAACGTCTGGATATTGCCACCAACATTGCCGGCGATATTCAAAGTCCATCGTTGAGTTTCGATTCCGACTTAGATGACCAGCTGGGTAGCTTATTAGCCGATACTGCCATGGCGGAGGCGGATGGTAAGTTGGCAGACATAAAAGCCGACTTAACCGCGAAAGTGTCTGAACAGCTTGGTAGTCAGGAAGAGCTGTTACAAAACCTGACGCAATGGAACAGCGAGTCAGGTGAAAAAGGTCAGAAGTTGGAAGAGTTACTGAAGTCTAAACTCGAAGACAGCCTGAAAGACAAGCTTAAGGGTCGCCTGTTCGGCGACTCTTAA
- a CDS encoding GNAT family N-acetyltransferase translates to MNVYVELAKPSDLDELVRLERATFDYSCISRRSFKHLIDSVTAHCWVVREDEKLLGYALVLTRKNSPVWRLYSIAVAPNARGKGIGQKLMNELIACARKAKAKAVSLEVKSDNKAAIAWYQDCGFETVDVLASYYDDGSDGLKMRFTFDPESP, encoded by the coding sequence GTGAATGTATACGTTGAGTTGGCTAAGCCCTCAGACCTCGATGAATTAGTTCGGCTGGAGCGCGCGACTTTTGACTACAGCTGCATCAGTCGCCGCAGCTTTAAACACTTAATTGATTCGGTAACGGCTCACTGTTGGGTGGTGCGAGAGGATGAAAAGCTACTTGGGTATGCATTAGTACTAACGCGTAAGAATAGTCCGGTTTGGCGGCTTTACTCTATTGCAGTGGCACCCAACGCACGAGGCAAAGGCATTGGTCAAAAGCTCATGAATGAGTTGATTGCATGCGCACGAAAAGCCAAAGCGAAAGCCGTTTCACTAGAGGTCAAATCTGACAATAAAGCCGCTATTGCCTGGTATCAGGATTGCGGCTTTGAAACGGTTGATGTGCTTGCGAGCTATTACGACGATGGCTCTGATGGCTTAAAGATGCGTTTTACTTTTGATCCGGAAAGTCCGTAA
- a CDS encoding E22 family MetX-like putative esterase has protein sequence MTRLWTTVISIAVLLISLPLAAEQWVEKKTFSMESYTTHGGETIKDVKVGWESYGTLNEAKDNVVLITHFFSGNSHAAGKYSENDQQAGYWDAIIGPGKAIDTDKYYVISVDSLVNAYPNLPNVITTGPASINPDTGKPYGLDFPVVTIRDFVNVQKALLEDLGISKLHAVVGASMGSLQAIEWAAAYPDWVERMVSVIGAGSLDAWTIMGLEQWAKAIKLDPNWNGGDYYNGDAPLDGVTMAQAMITHGAMHPEYINQAVPQQETLPEKGLESVTNELPAVEWLYSASRARAPLADANHILYLVRANQLFVAGHQKTLEDGLKNISAKTLFLPSSNDLLLMPYMAENTANTLKELGKEVQYEEISGPWGHLNGLFSIQQKAELLSEFLATE, from the coding sequence ATGACACGATTATGGACAACGGTTATTAGCATTGCGGTATTGCTAATCAGCTTACCGTTAGCAGCCGAACAATGGGTCGAAAAAAAGACCTTTAGTATGGAAAGTTACACCACCCACGGCGGTGAAACCATTAAAGACGTAAAAGTGGGCTGGGAGTCTTACGGCACACTCAATGAAGCAAAAGATAACGTCGTGCTTATTACTCACTTTTTCTCCGGTAACAGTCACGCTGCGGGTAAGTACAGTGAGAATGATCAGCAGGCGGGCTACTGGGACGCTATTATCGGTCCTGGCAAAGCCATTGATACTGACAAATACTATGTTATTAGCGTTGACTCGTTAGTTAACGCTTACCCTAACCTGCCTAATGTGATTACTACCGGCCCTGCCAGCATTAATCCGGATACTGGCAAGCCTTATGGCCTGGACTTTCCCGTTGTGACCATTCGTGATTTTGTTAACGTTCAAAAGGCGCTTCTGGAAGATTTAGGTATTAGTAAATTGCATGCAGTAGTCGGAGCTTCAATGGGCTCACTGCAGGCTATTGAATGGGCGGCGGCTTACCCGGACTGGGTTGAACGTATGGTCTCGGTTATTGGTGCCGGCTCGTTAGACGCCTGGACCATCATGGGCCTGGAGCAGTGGGCAAAAGCCATTAAACTGGATCCTAACTGGAACGGTGGTGACTACTACAACGGCGACGCACCTTTAGACGGTGTCACTATGGCACAAGCCATGATCACCCATGGCGCCATGCACCCGGAATACATTAACCAAGCGGTACCTCAGCAGGAAACCCTGCCTGAAAAAGGGTTGGAATCCGTGACTAATGAGCTGCCCGCAGTAGAATGGTTATACAGTGCCAGCCGAGCACGTGCACCACTGGCCGATGCAAACCATATTCTTTACCTAGTGCGTGCAAACCAGCTGTTTGTAGCCGGGCATCAAAAAACGCTGGAAGACGGCTTAAAAAACATTTCTGCAAAAACACTCTTTCTGCCGTCTAGCAACGACTTGTTGCTCATGCCTTATATGGCGGAGAACACAGCAAATACACTTAAAGAATTGGGTAAAGAAGTTCAGTACGAAGAAATTAGTGGTCCCTGGGGACACTTAAACGGGTTGTTCTCTATTCAACAAAAAGCTGAATTACTCAGCGAGTTCTTAGCTACTGAGTAA
- a CDS encoding RimK family protein, with product MQTQAHVIIDDMVDWQPYYPSQSLLSASEYLQTTHSNSRQSILNLCNDLSYLSTGYYVSLLAEARGQKVIPSVATINDVNNFSHYQLLINATDRSLLRYLQQSDKQSLSLLICFGMCEEKALRNFARQIFERYPCPILRIQLEFNGRWYISALQAGALNELNDDEQSFFGNALDQFSKRVWRKARSRKELRFDLAILHNPEEAIPTSDKRALSQFIKAAKEADIDAELITADDFNRLLEFDALFIRETTRINHYTYHFAKKAEANGMVVIDHPGDIVQCANKVFLKELLDKHNVATPKTKLLLSQSDIDYKAIGDNLGYPVVLKIPDGSFSVGVEKAENLEQLQSIAESLFEQSTILLAQEFIKTEYDWRIGVLNNRPIYACQYFMARNHWQIYNHKESSSRAKSGSFTTLGVHQAPKDVVRLALQATRLIGDGLYGVDIKQTDRGPVVIEINDNPSIEYGVEDLHLGYELYRLIMADFNRRLDERK from the coding sequence ATGCAAACTCAGGCTCACGTCATTATTGACGACATGGTCGATTGGCAACCATACTACCCTAGCCAAAGCTTACTTAGCGCAAGTGAGTACTTGCAAACGACTCACTCTAATTCGCGTCAAAGTATTTTAAACCTTTGTAACGACCTGTCTTACTTATCGACTGGCTACTATGTCAGTTTGCTGGCAGAAGCCCGTGGTCAAAAGGTCATTCCGTCGGTGGCGACCATTAACGATGTGAATAACTTTTCACATTATCAGTTACTCATTAATGCCACTGACCGATCACTGCTGCGTTACCTGCAACAGTCTGACAAGCAGTCTTTGTCACTGCTTATTTGCTTTGGTATGTGTGAAGAAAAAGCATTGAGGAACTTTGCCCGGCAAATTTTCGAGCGCTACCCATGCCCGATATTGCGAATCCAGCTTGAGTTTAATGGCCGCTGGTATATTTCGGCCTTGCAAGCTGGGGCGTTGAACGAGCTCAATGACGATGAACAAAGCTTCTTTGGCAATGCGTTAGACCAGTTCAGTAAGCGTGTTTGGCGTAAAGCGCGTTCACGCAAAGAACTGCGTTTTGACTTGGCAATACTGCATAATCCGGAAGAAGCTATTCCGACGTCCGACAAGCGCGCTCTGAGTCAATTTATTAAGGCGGCGAAAGAGGCCGATATCGACGCCGAGTTAATAACCGCAGACGACTTCAACCGTTTGCTAGAGTTTGACGCGTTATTTATAAGAGAAACCACACGAATCAATCACTACACCTACCATTTTGCTAAAAAGGCGGAAGCCAATGGCATGGTCGTCATTGACCACCCTGGCGACATTGTTCAGTGTGCGAACAAAGTGTTTCTAAAAGAGCTGCTGGACAAACACAACGTCGCCACACCAAAAACCAAGTTGTTGCTCAGTCAGTCAGACATTGATTACAAAGCGATTGGTGACAATCTCGGTTATCCCGTCGTGCTCAAAATTCCTGACGGGTCGTTTTCAGTTGGCGTTGAAAAAGCAGAAAACCTGGAGCAATTACAGTCTATCGCTGAAAGCTTGTTTGAGCAGTCCACTATTTTGCTGGCACAAGAGTTTATTAAAACAGAGTACGACTGGCGTATTGGCGTACTGAATAACCGGCCTATTTATGCCTGTCAGTATTTTATGGCGCGCAATCACTGGCAAATTTACAACCATAAAGAGTCCTCTTCTCGTGCGAAAAGCGGCTCGTTTACAACGCTTGGCGTTCATCAGGCGCCAAAAGACGTGGTTCGTCTTGCATTGCAGGCGACCCGGCTGATTGGTGACGGCCTATACGGTGTCGATATCAAGCAAACGGACCGAGGACCTGTGGTTATCGAAATTAACGATAATCCGTCCATTGAATATGGCGTGGAAGATTTGCACCTGGGATACGAGCTTTATCGCCTCATTATGGCTGACTTCAACCGCAGGCTGGACGAACGTAAGTAA
- a CDS encoding ammonium transporter: MDYQQQLAQLPFVLDTFFLLISGALVMWMAAGFSMLEAGLVRAKNTTEILTKNITLYALACLSYLFIGYSVMYPDAAPTAHSADAGFFFQMVFVATAMSIVSGVVAERMKLNSFLIFCIALSALIYPVQGAWSWGGGFLAELGFVDFAGSSIVHLTGASAAFAAVLLLGPRLGKYSRSGAVMAIPGANMPLATLGTLILWFGWFGFNGGSQLALSSADDANAIASAFVNTNLSAAGGTVAAYAFTKVFFKKADLTMILNGALAGLVAITAQPVTPPSWLAATIGLVAGIIVVLSIIVLDKLHIDDPVGAISVHGVIGIFGTLVVPLSDSSAAFLTQFIGLSVILAWGFLTSLLVWGLLKVTLGIRVTKEEEYAGLDKVDCGVEAYPEFIRSPEGQ; this comes from the coding sequence ATGGATTATCAGCAGCAACTGGCTCAGCTTCCCTTTGTTTTAGATACCTTCTTTTTGCTCATCTCCGGCGCCTTGGTTATGTGGATGGCAGCCGGCTTTTCAATGCTTGAAGCCGGCCTGGTAAGAGCGAAAAACACGACAGAAATACTCACCAAAAACATCACCTTGTATGCATTAGCCTGCCTTAGTTACCTATTTATTGGTTACTCGGTCATGTACCCGGATGCAGCGCCTACTGCCCATTCAGCCGATGCCGGCTTCTTTTTTCAAATGGTGTTTGTTGCCACTGCAATGTCTATTGTTTCAGGCGTTGTAGCAGAGCGTATGAAACTCAATAGCTTCTTAATTTTTTGTATTGCATTAAGCGCCCTAATATACCCTGTACAAGGCGCCTGGAGTTGGGGTGGCGGCTTCCTGGCAGAGCTTGGCTTTGTTGACTTTGCGGGATCAAGTATTGTCCACTTAACCGGCGCATCTGCCGCTTTTGCCGCGGTTCTGTTGCTTGGCCCGAGGCTTGGCAAGTATTCCCGAAGTGGTGCGGTCATGGCGATACCCGGTGCGAATATGCCTTTAGCCACGTTGGGTACGTTGATTTTATGGTTCGGCTGGTTTGGCTTTAATGGAGGTTCCCAGTTAGCGTTAAGTTCGGCCGATGACGCCAACGCCATTGCGTCAGCTTTCGTCAACACCAACCTGTCCGCTGCCGGCGGAACCGTCGCAGCCTACGCGTTTACCAAAGTATTTTTTAAAAAAGCTGACCTGACCATGATTTTAAACGGCGCCCTGGCGGGGTTGGTCGCCATTACGGCGCAGCCAGTAACACCGCCGAGTTGGTTAGCGGCGACGATTGGTCTCGTCGCCGGCATTATCGTTGTTCTGTCCATTATCGTCTTAGATAAACTGCACATTGATGATCCCGTTGGGGCGATATCTGTTCACGGCGTTATCGGTATATTCGGCACGCTTGTGGTGCCGCTGAGTGATTCAAGTGCCGCATTCCTGACACAATTTATCGGTCTATCGGTCATTCTCGCCTGGGGTTTTCTGACCAGTCTCTTGGTTTGGGGCTTACTGAAAGTGACTCTGGGTATCAGGGTAACGAAAGAGGAGGAATATGCCGGGCTCGACAAAGTTGACTGCGGTGTAGAGGCTTACCCGGAATTTATTCGCTCCCCCGAAGGACAATGA
- the cfa gene encoding cyclopropane fatty acyl phospholipid synthase — protein MATSKAYVEELLAKADIRINGNRAWDMQVHDESVFDEALSRGNLGLGESYMARLWDAESLDQFFFKLLRSGIQDEVNPARLIFHSLKSRLFNLQDKSRAWKVGQHHYDMGNDLYQAMLDENMVYTCGYWEKADNVDDAQRQKLELCCQKLGLKPGMTVLDIGCGWGSFMKYAAENYGVKCVGVTISKEQVALGEKRCEGLPVEFRLQDYRDLNEQFDRVISLGMFEHVGQKNYDDYMDVALRCTKSDGLFLLHTIGKNVSDTAADPWISKYIFPNGEIPSISQIGQALEQKFVCEDFHNFGAYYDKTLMAWFENFDAAWPQLKAQFDDEFYRMWKYYLLSCAGAFRARDIQLWQWVLSPNGQLDGYLRPQL, from the coding sequence ATGGCAACGTCCAAAGCGTATGTTGAGGAATTATTAGCCAAGGCCGATATTCGCATTAACGGAAACCGGGCCTGGGATATGCAAGTTCATGACGAGTCTGTTTTTGATGAGGCTTTGTCTCGTGGGAATCTGGGGCTCGGCGAGTCTTACATGGCTCGCCTGTGGGACGCCGAGTCTCTTGATCAGTTCTTTTTTAAACTACTGCGTTCCGGCATTCAGGACGAAGTAAACCCGGCCCGGCTCATTTTTCACTCTCTGAAAAGCCGCTTGTTTAACTTACAGGATAAATCACGCGCATGGAAAGTGGGCCAGCACCACTATGACATGGGCAATGATCTGTATCAGGCAATGCTTGATGAGAATATGGTCTACACCTGCGGTTACTGGGAAAAAGCCGACAATGTCGACGATGCCCAACGTCAGAAGCTAGAGCTTTGCTGTCAAAAGCTTGGGCTTAAGCCCGGCATGACGGTGCTAGACATAGGCTGTGGTTGGGGCAGCTTTATGAAGTACGCCGCTGAAAATTACGGCGTAAAATGCGTTGGCGTTACTATATCCAAAGAGCAAGTCGCACTGGGCGAGAAGCGCTGTGAAGGGCTACCTGTCGAGTTCCGTTTACAGGACTATCGTGACTTAAACGAGCAATTTGACCGGGTGATTAGCCTGGGCATGTTTGAACACGTTGGCCAGAAAAACTACGACGACTATATGGACGTTGCTCTGCGCTGCACCAAATCGGACGGCCTTTTCCTACTACATACCATTGGTAAAAATGTCAGCGATACCGCCGCCGACCCATGGATTAGCAAGTACATATTCCCTAACGGAGAAATTCCCTCGATTTCTCAAATTGGTCAGGCGTTGGAGCAGAAGTTTGTCTGCGAAGATTTTCATAATTTTGGCGCCTATTACGACAAAACCCTTATGGCCTGGTTTGAGAACTTCGATGCCGCTTGGCCTCAACTGAAAGCACAGTTTGACGACGAGTTTTATCGTATGTGGAAGTATTATCTGCTTTCCTGTGCAGGCGCTTTTCGCGCCCGCGACATTCAGCTTTGGCAGTGGGTACTGTCGCCAAACGGGCAACTCGACGGATACCTAAGACCGCAGCTTTAA
- a CDS encoding cysteine synthase A, giving the protein MLVGERQSDLIGQTDLLRIPSLSDLTGCDIFVKCEFQNPGGSIKDRAAKQLIEDAMERGELKPGMTVVEGTAGNTGIGLAVVAKAYGLNMLAVMPNDQTPEKERMIRLHGGELMAVDPVPFKNENHFYHTARRLAEERDDCWWANQFENTSNARAHYLHTAPEIWEQMNGNIDVFVSVAGTGGTIGGNSKFFKEQDSTIDVWLADPDGSGIYEFLKTGEYVSHGGSMTEGIGIMRLVENFKQAKIDHAVNLPDQDLVTISRYVRDKDGIVLGSSSALNVAAALAAALRKGAGQRIVTFACDLGERSASKLYNPEYLRGRELNPEPEAIETLFERYRSLGDKVLDVSWNHD; this is encoded by the coding sequence ATGCTGGTAGGTGAACGTCAAAGTGACTTAATTGGACAGACCGATCTGTTGCGTATTCCGTCGTTATCGGACTTGACCGGTTGCGATATATTCGTGAAATGCGAATTTCAAAACCCGGGTGGTTCGATTAAGGATCGCGCAGCTAAGCAACTTATCGAAGATGCCATGGAGCGGGGCGAACTCAAGCCTGGTATGACGGTGGTTGAGGGAACTGCGGGAAATACTGGCATTGGCCTGGCGGTGGTTGCCAAAGCATACGGCTTAAACATGCTGGCGGTGATGCCGAATGACCAGACGCCGGAAAAAGAGCGAATGATTCGCTTGCACGGCGGCGAGTTGATGGCGGTTGACCCAGTTCCGTTTAAAAATGAAAACCACTTTTACCATACCGCTCGTCGATTAGCCGAAGAGCGTGATGACTGTTGGTGGGCGAATCAGTTCGAGAACACCAGTAATGCAAGAGCGCACTACTTGCATACCGCGCCCGAAATTTGGGAACAAATGAACGGCAATATCGACGTTTTTGTATCGGTTGCGGGTACCGGCGGAACCATTGGTGGCAACTCTAAGTTTTTCAAAGAGCAAGACTCAACTATTGACGTGTGGCTGGCAGACCCTGATGGCTCGGGCATTTATGAGTTTTTGAAAACCGGTGAGTATGTGTCACACGGCGGGTCGATGACCGAAGGTATTGGCATTATGCGTTTGGTTGAAAACTTTAAGCAGGCCAAAATAGACCATGCGGTTAACTTACCGGATCAGGACTTAGTGACTATTTCCCGCTATGTGCGGGACAAAGACGGTATTGTGCTCGGCAGCAGCTCTGCATTGAACGTGGCGGCTGCTCTGGCGGCGGCGCTTAGAAAAGGAGCGGGGCAGCGCATTGTCACCTTCGCTTGTGACTTAGGAGAGCGATCGGCCAGTAAGCTTTATAACCCTGAATACTTGCGTGGTCGGGAATTAAACCCGGAACCTGAAGCAATAGAAACACTGTTTGAGCGTTACCGCTCGCTGGGCGATAAGGTGTTAGATGTGAGTTGGAACCATGACTAA